One Defluviimonas sp. SAOS-178_SWC DNA window includes the following coding sequences:
- a CDS encoding alpha/beta hydrolase, producing the protein MTRELKFGRKPARSGKASSLVIFLHGYGADGADLLGLADPLAPHMPGTVFVAPDAPEPCAGNPFGRQWFPIPWLDGSSEVAAAEGLRRSSEDLNAFLDAQLAAEGMTPDRLAIVGFSQGTMMALHVLPRRPAPVAGLVAFSGRLLQPDRLAAEAVSKPPVLLVHGDQDPMVPFADMSLAGQALTSAGFETYGHVMQGTGHGIAPDGLSVALAFLSERLPAA; encoded by the coding sequence GTGACGCGGGAACTCAAATTCGGCCGGAAACCGGCCCGGTCGGGGAAGGCGAGTTCGCTCGTGATCTTTCTGCACGGATATGGCGCCGACGGCGCGGATCTTCTCGGCCTCGCCGATCCGCTGGCGCCGCACATGCCCGGCACCGTCTTCGTCGCGCCCGACGCGCCCGAACCCTGCGCGGGAAATCCCTTCGGCCGGCAATGGTTCCCGATCCCCTGGCTCGACGGGTCGTCCGAGGTGGCGGCGGCAGAGGGGCTGCGCCGGTCGTCGGAAGACCTCAACGCCTTCCTCGACGCGCAGCTCGCCGCTGAGGGGATGACGCCCGACCGTCTCGCCATCGTGGGCTTCTCGCAAGGCACGATGATGGCGCTTCATGTCCTGCCGCGCCGCCCCGCGCCGGTCGCCGGGCTCGTCGCCTTTTCCGGGCGGCTCCTCCAGCCGGATCGGCTCGCGGCCGAGGCGGTGTCGAAGCCGCCGGTGCTTCTGGTCCACGGCGATCAGGATCCGATGGTGCCCTTCGCCGACATGAGCCTCGCGGGGCAGGCCCTGACCTCAGCGGGGTTCGAGACCTATGGCCATGTCATGCAGGGCACCGGTCACGGGATCGCGCCCGACGGGCTGTCGGTGGCGCTGGCATTTCTGAGCGAGCGGCTGCCGGCGGCCTGA
- a CDS encoding DNA-3-methyladenine glycosylase family protein — MPGRIIETGACVAEGAAWLALREPRFAALLDETGPLPLRRRPDGFAALLDAILGQQVSTASAAALWARMDAAGLVTEGAVAAASEDDLRACGLSRQKIRYAHALARAGIDYDALKECPDEEVIAILTALPGIGRWTAEVYALISLGRADVFAPGDLALQEAARLLFDLPERPSERALREMSLEWSPWRAVAARALWAYYRVRRSREGIR, encoded by the coding sequence ATGCCGGGCCGGATCATCGAGACCGGGGCTTGCGTCGCCGAAGGGGCCGCATGGCTCGCCTTGCGCGAGCCGCGTTTCGCGGCGCTTCTCGACGAAACCGGCCCCTTGCCGCTGCGGCGGCGGCCGGACGGCTTCGCCGCACTCCTCGACGCGATTCTCGGCCAGCAGGTCTCCACCGCCTCGGCCGCCGCCCTCTGGGCGCGGATGGACGCGGCCGGGCTGGTGACGGAAGGCGCCGTGGCGGCAGCGTCGGAGGACGATCTGCGCGCCTGCGGGCTGTCGCGTCAAAAGATCCGCTACGCCCATGCTCTGGCGCGGGCCGGTATCGACTATGACGCGCTCAAGGAATGCCCCGATGAGGAGGTGATCGCCATTCTGACCGCATTGCCCGGCATCGGCCGCTGGACGGCCGAGGTCTATGCGCTGATCTCGCTCGGCCGGGCCGACGTCTTCGCGCCGGGCGATCTTGCCTTGCAGGAGGCGGCGCGGCTGCTCTTCGATTTGCCGGAGCGTCCGTCCGAGCGCGCCCTTCGCGAAATGTCGCTGGAGTGGAGCCCGTGGAGGGCGGTTGCGGCCCGCGCGCTCTGGGCCTACTACCGCGTGAGGCGCAGCCGGGAGGGTATCAGGTGA
- a CDS encoding PLP-dependent aminotransferase family protein, with amino-acid sequence MADTIWQPDLSRFDGPKYLALTRALREAVRTGGLEKGERLPPVRDLAWRLGMTPGTVARAYQIVTQEGLLEAAVGRGTFVAATHPKFGASQALILETPTRPREDAAEGVGPADLRSPRLPEVGQNEAFSAIYRRLSDAGRFDYLGYPGLKRDRDLRSALVAWLADRNLGAFGADDIVLTQGGQNAIGLALQCCLKGARPHVILEELAYPGFRHAARLNRAEIVPVMIDGAGLSAEALDDACRRTGARIVCVTTEAQNPTTVRMPMERRAEIVAVARHHDLQIIEDDCYSVGIASAPSLRALAPERTWHITSISKSLAAGLRFGCIVCPTGQGEPARLAAQHSYFGLARPIVDLMMGLFASGEAERLRDRVQEVFAHRLEMTLNILGTFDIAWQKGLAFVWLKMPNGWRASTFVREAETEGVLVRSADEYALIDSHSPNAVRIALDGSSTEAEFARALDAMARLLRHPPGDLPV; translated from the coding sequence GTGGCGGATACAATTTGGCAGCCCGACCTTTCCCGCTTTGACGGTCCGAAGTATCTGGCGCTCACCCGCGCCTTGCGCGAGGCGGTGCGGACCGGCGGGCTCGAGAAGGGCGAGCGGCTCCCTCCGGTCCGGGATCTTGCCTGGCGGCTGGGTATGACGCCCGGCACGGTTGCCCGCGCCTACCAGATCGTGACCCAGGAGGGCCTCTTGGAGGCGGCTGTCGGGCGCGGGACCTTCGTTGCCGCGACGCACCCGAAATTTGGGGCATCCCAGGCGCTTATACTCGAAACGCCGACCCGGCCGCGCGAGGATGCGGCAGAGGGGGTTGGCCCTGCGGACCTGCGGAGCCCGCGATTGCCGGAAGTGGGCCAGAACGAGGCCTTTTCGGCGATCTACCGGCGGCTCTCGGATGCCGGTCGGTTCGACTATCTCGGCTATCCGGGTCTGAAACGCGACCGGGATTTGCGGTCGGCTCTGGTCGCCTGGCTTGCGGACCGAAACCTCGGGGCGTTCGGGGCGGATGATATTGTACTGACACAAGGTGGACAAAACGCCATTGGGCTTGCCCTGCAATGCTGCCTCAAGGGCGCGCGACCGCATGTGATTCTCGAAGAACTCGCCTATCCCGGCTTCCGCCACGCTGCTCGCCTGAATCGGGCCGAGATCGTGCCGGTGATGATCGACGGCGCGGGCCTTTCCGCCGAGGCGCTCGACGACGCCTGCCGGCGCACCGGCGCCCGCATCGTCTGTGTCACGACCGAGGCGCAGAACCCGACAACCGTGCGGATGCCGATGGAGCGGCGGGCCGAGATCGTCGCCGTCGCCCGCCATCACGACCTCCAGATCATCGAGGATGACTGCTATTCGGTGGGGATCGCCAGCGCGCCCTCGCTCCGCGCCCTCGCGCCGGAACGGACCTGGCATATCACCTCGATCTCGAAATCGCTCGCGGCGGGGCTTCGGTTCGGCTGCATCGTCTGTCCGACCGGGCAGGGCGAACCGGCGCGCCTGGCCGCGCAGCATTCCTATTTCGGCCTGGCCCGCCCGATCGTCGACCTGATGATGGGGCTTTTCGCCTCGGGTGAGGCGGAGCGCCTCCGCGACCGCGTGCAGGAGGTTTTCGCGCACCGGCTCGAGATGACGCTGAACATCCTCGGCACGTTCGATATCGCCTGGCAGAAGGGCCTCGCCTTCGTGTGGCTGAAGATGCCGAACGGCTGGCGCGCCTCCACCTTCGTGCGAGAGGCGGAGACGGAGGGCGTTCTGGTGCGGTCGGCGGACGAATACGCGCTGATCGACAGCCATTCGCCGAACGCGGTGCGCATCGCGCTCGACGGGTCCTCGACCGAGGCGGAGTTCGCCCGCGCGCTCGACGCGATGGCGCGGCTCTTGCGCCACCCGCCCGGCGATCTGCCGGTCTGA
- a CDS encoding DUF1127 domain-containing protein produces MTHAARTAPKLHLPSGRLTARATVAQLGRLVNEWSGRRRSRLALSRLDDRLVRDIGLDRALCEDEALRPFWR; encoded by the coding sequence ATGACCCATGCCGCAAGAACTGCCCCGAAACTGCATCTCCCGTCCGGCCGCCTGACGGCGCGGGCAACCGTCGCGCAGCTGGGCCGCCTTGTGAACGAATGGTCGGGCCGCCGCCGCAGCCGGCTCGCGCTGTCCCGTCTCGATGATCGCCTGGTGCGCGATATCGGCCTCGACAGAGCCCTCTGCGAAGACGAGGCGCTGCGCCCGTTCTGGCGTTAA
- the rpsI gene encoding 30S ribosomal protein S9 — MADEIKSLDDLKSAVSGTPAAVEAMDAPREPKRDALGRSYATGKRKDAVARVWIKPGSGKFLIRNNKGEYIDYSKYFARPVLQMILRQPFQVANVEGQFDVMATVAGGGLSGQAGAVKHGISRALQLYEPSLRPALKAAGFLTRDSRVVERKKYGKAKARRSFQFSKR; from the coding sequence ATGGCCGACGAAATCAAGTCTCTCGACGATCTGAAATCGGCCGTGTCGGGCACCCCCGCCGCTGTCGAAGCGATGGACGCCCCGCGCGAACCGAAGCGTGACGCGCTCGGCCGGTCCTATGCCACCGGCAAACGCAAGGACGCGGTCGCCCGCGTCTGGATCAAGCCGGGTTCGGGCAAGTTCCTGATCCGCAACAACAAGGGCGAGTACATCGATTATTCGAAGTACTTCGCGCGCCCGGTGCTGCAGATGATCCTGCGCCAGCCGTTCCAGGTCGCCAATGTCGAAGGCCAGTTCGACGTGATGGCCACGGTTGCCGGCGGCGGGCTTTCGGGCCAGGCCGGTGCGGTGAAGCACGGAATCAGCCGCGCGCTCCAGCTTTATGAGCCGAGCCTTCGCCCGGCGTTGAAAGCGGCCGGCTTCCTGACCCGCGACAGCCGCGTGGTCGAGCGGAAGAAATACGGCAAGGCGAAAGCCCGCCGGTCCTTCCAGTTCTCGAAGCGCTGA
- the rplM gene encoding 50S ribosomal protein L13: protein MKTYTAKPAEIEKKWILIDAEGVVLGRLAVIVANRLRGKHKATFTPHMDMGDNVIVINADKVQMTGNKRADKRYYWHTGHPGGIKFRTAEQVLDGAHPERVVIKAVERMITRNRLGKQQMTHLRVYAGAEHPHEAQSPEVLDVKSMNPKNTRSA, encoded by the coding sequence ATGAAAACCTATACCGCGAAACCGGCGGAGATCGAGAAGAAGTGGATCCTGATCGACGCCGAGGGCGTCGTTCTGGGCCGCCTCGCCGTGATCGTCGCCAATCGCCTCCGTGGCAAGCACAAGGCGACCTTCACGCCGCACATGGACATGGGCGACAACGTGATCGTCATCAACGCCGACAAGGTGCAGATGACCGGCAACAAGCGCGCCGACAAGCGCTATTACTGGCACACCGGCCATCCGGGCGGGATCAAGTTCCGCACGGCCGAGCAGGTGCTCGACGGTGCCCACCCCGAGCGGGTGGTGATAAAAGCGGTGGAACGCATGATCACCCGCAACCGGCTCGGCAAGCAGCAGATGACCCATCTGCGCGTCTATGCCGGGGCCGAGCATCCGCATGAGGCGCAGTCGCCCGAAGTCCTCGACGTCAAGTCGATGAACCCGAAGAACACCCGGAGCGCATGA
- a CDS encoding PaaI family thioesterase: MRAIMTQADLSAFIAREFPQVCDDFAIERLTEDGIVMRLKVAERHLRPGGTVSGPSIFALADVAVYLAILARIGPVALAVTTSSGVDFLRKPAAGVDLIGTARLLKLGRVLAVGDVLIRSDGQEEPVARANMTYSIPPRR; encoded by the coding sequence ATGCGGGCGATAATGACACAGGCGGACTTGTCGGCCTTCATTGCGCGGGAATTCCCGCAGGTTTGCGACGACTTCGCGATCGAGCGCCTGACGGAGGACGGCATCGTGATGCGTCTCAAGGTGGCAGAGCGGCACCTTCGGCCGGGCGGCACCGTTTCGGGCCCGTCGATCTTCGCTTTGGCCGATGTCGCCGTCTATCTCGCGATTCTCGCGCGGATCGGCCCGGTCGCACTGGCGGTGACGACGAGTTCCGGCGTCGATTTCCTGCGCAAGCCCGCGGCCGGCGTGGACCTGATCGGGACCGCGCGGCTCCTGAAACTTGGGCGGGTTCTGGCGGTCGGAGACGTTCTCATCCGCTCGGACGGGCAGGAGGAGCCGGTCGCGCGGGCCAACATGACCTATTCGATTCCGCCCCGGCGCTAG
- a CDS encoding enoyl-CoA hydratase, whose amino-acid sequence MSNDLLLRTDEDAIATLTLNAPASLNALSDAMLAALKAEFGRLSEDKGIRVVILKGAGKAFCAGHDLKEMQRGREAEDKGRAYFFDLFARCAEVMQMIPALPQPVIAEVHGIATAAGCQLVASCDMAVAAEGTRFGVNGVNIGLFCSTPMVALSRNVPRKIAFEMLTTGQFIDAARGCEVGLINKSVPAESLATETRALAGIVAKKLTDAVKIGKRAFYDQVEMTRAEAYDYAAQVMVENMLWRDTDEGISAFLEKRQPDWA is encoded by the coding sequence ATGAGCAACGACCTGCTTTTGCGCACCGACGAGGACGCTATCGCGACGCTGACACTGAATGCGCCGGCCAGTCTCAACGCTTTGTCGGACGCGATGCTCGCCGCGCTGAAGGCGGAGTTCGGCCGGCTTTCGGAAGACAAGGGCATCCGCGTCGTGATCCTGAAAGGCGCGGGCAAGGCCTTCTGCGCCGGCCACGACCTGAAAGAGATGCAGCGCGGACGTGAAGCCGAGGACAAGGGCCGGGCCTATTTCTTCGATCTCTTCGCGCGCTGCGCCGAGGTCATGCAGATGATCCCCGCCCTGCCCCAGCCGGTGATCGCAGAGGTGCACGGCATCGCGACGGCTGCCGGATGCCAGCTCGTCGCCTCCTGCGACATGGCGGTCGCGGCCGAGGGCACGCGCTTCGGTGTCAACGGGGTCAATATCGGACTCTTCTGCTCGACCCCGATGGTCGCGCTGTCGCGCAACGTGCCCCGCAAGATCGCGTTCGAGATGCTGACGACCGGCCAGTTCATCGATGCGGCCCGCGGCTGCGAGGTCGGTCTCATCAACAAGTCGGTGCCGGCCGAAAGCCTCGCCACCGAAACCCGAGCTTTGGCCGGGATCGTGGCCAAGAAACTCACCGACGCCGTCAAGATCGGCAAGCGCGCCTTCTACGACCAGGTCGAGATGACGCGGGCCGAGGCCTACGACTATGCGGCCCAGGTCATGGTCGAGAACATGCTCTGGCGCGATACGGACGAAGGTATTTCGGCCTTCCTCGAAAAGCGGCAGCCCGACTGGGCCTGA
- a CDS encoding MFS transporter, translating into MSRDESLGVWFLAIGQTAGFAALIYIFGAIILSLEDGSGWTRAELALGPTCALLTQAVLAPFSGRLVDKGYGGSLLGGAAVLGGLCLVLLSQVTALWLWYVLWIVIGVAQAASLYETCFSFLTRRLGPEARKGIIRVTLVAGFASTFAFPLGAWTGATFGWRGAILVFAAVELLVTLPANIFGVRYMRRGERRGGPVVATPKGAVRAVLRKPEFWALAGFFGLLMGNHMMLTTFALLILTERGAAAAVAVLVASTVGPMQVAGRVLLMLGGARIHAGAAARAIAIGMSLASFTLLIATGQVALFLVYAVCQGASIGVQSILRPLLTAEALGQENFGAMSGALAMAPLTASAAAPFLGALLIGAGGVTLLLSVTLVFALGALGMALWLRTRGI; encoded by the coding sequence ATGTCGCGCGACGAAAGCCTTGGCGTCTGGTTTCTCGCGATCGGCCAGACTGCGGGCTTCGCCGCGCTCATCTACATCTTCGGCGCCATCATCCTCTCGCTGGAGGACGGCAGCGGCTGGACGCGGGCCGAGCTTGCGCTCGGGCCGACCTGTGCACTTCTGACCCAGGCGGTTCTGGCGCCGTTCTCCGGGCGCCTCGTCGACAAGGGCTATGGCGGGTCGCTCCTTGGCGGGGCGGCGGTGCTTGGCGGGCTCTGCCTTGTCCTTCTGTCGCAAGTGACCGCGCTCTGGCTCTGGTATGTCCTCTGGATCGTTATCGGCGTCGCGCAGGCGGCGAGCCTTTACGAGACCTGCTTTTCCTTCCTGACCCGACGGCTTGGCCCGGAGGCGCGCAAGGGCATCATCCGGGTGACGCTGGTGGCGGGCTTCGCCTCCACCTTCGCCTTTCCGCTCGGCGCCTGGACGGGCGCGACCTTCGGCTGGCGCGGCGCGATCCTCGTCTTCGCGGCGGTGGAACTTCTGGTGACGTTGCCGGCCAACATCTTCGGCGTGCGCTACATGCGGCGGGGCGAGCGGCGCGGCGGTCCCGTGGTGGCGACGCCGAAGGGGGCGGTCCGCGCGGTGCTCCGCAAGCCGGAGTTCTGGGCGCTTGCAGGGTTCTTCGGGCTTTTGATGGGCAACCACATGATGCTGACGACCTTCGCCCTGCTGATCCTGACCGAGCGGGGGGCGGCGGCGGCCGTAGCGGTCCTTGTTGCCTCGACCGTCGGGCCCATGCAGGTGGCGGGGCGCGTTCTCTTGATGCTGGGCGGCGCGCGGATTCACGCAGGCGCCGCCGCCCGCGCCATCGCCATCGGCATGAGCCTGGCGAGCTTCACCCTCTTGATCGCCACCGGTCAGGTCGCGCTGTTTCTGGTCTATGCGGTCTGCCAGGGCGCTTCCATTGGCGTGCAGTCGATCCTGAGGCCGCTTCTGACCGCCGAGGCGCTCGGTCAGGAGAATTTCGGCGCCATGAGCGGAGCCCTGGCGATGGCGCCATTGACGGCGTCGGCCGCCGCGCCGTTCCTCGGCGCGCTTCTGATCGGGGCGGGGGGCGTCACGCTTCTTCTGTCGGTGACACTGGTCTTCGCGCTCGGGGCGCTCGGTATGGCGCTTTGGCTTCGGACGCGCGGGATCTGA
- a CDS encoding carboxypeptidase M32: MTAFTDLMAFQRDTEALSQIAGRLGWDQETVMPDGAAEQRGEEMAAIEGVLHSRRTDPRVGDWLEKAEAPDAAGARSLALIRRAYGRNAAVPARLASEIARVTSVAQGIWAEARAKNDVAHFLPTLDKVVELMREKGQALAAAGFGGGNAYDALVDDYEPEATAEGLAAMFDRMRPRLVALREAVLGAANPPAPLRGHFAEARQLGLARDLATAFGYDWNRGRLDLAVHPFSSGSGNDARITTRVVESDPFNCFYSTIHEVGHATYELGIDQSHLFTPLGQGVSMGVHESQSRIYENQLGRSRAFTGWLHGQMHAVFGDHGIASPDEFYRTVNRVGSGFIRTEADEVHYNLHIMMRFDLERALFGDRLEVADLEEAWNVRFVKDFGVSVDKPAHGMLQDVHWSVGLFGYFPTYSLGNVYAGCLHQALRADIPDLDDALAKGDGRPATEWLRAKVQRFGGLYKPAEVIERACGFAPSEAPLLDYLEGKFRAIYGL; the protein is encoded by the coding sequence ATGACCGCATTCACCGACCTCATGGCCTTCCAGCGCGACACCGAGGCGCTGAGCCAGATCGCCGGCCGGCTCGGCTGGGACCAGGAAACCGTGATGCCCGACGGCGCGGCCGAGCAGCGCGGCGAGGAAATGGCGGCGATCGAGGGCGTGCTGCATTCCCGCCGCACCGATCCGCGCGTCGGCGACTGGCTGGAGAAGGCCGAGGCGCCGGACGCGGCGGGTGCGCGGTCGCTCGCCCTCATCCGCCGGGCCTATGGCCGGAATGCGGCGGTGCCCGCGCGTCTGGCGTCCGAGATCGCGCGGGTGACGAGCGTCGCGCAGGGCATCTGGGCGGAGGCGCGGGCGAAGAACGACGTGGCGCATTTCCTGCCGACGCTGGATAAGGTCGTGGAACTGATGCGCGAAAAGGGCCAGGCGCTGGCCGCCGCCGGGTTCGGCGGCGGCAACGCCTACGACGCGCTGGTCGACGATTACGAGCCCGAGGCGACGGCAGAGGGACTCGCCGCGATGTTCGACCGGATGCGCCCGCGCCTTGTCGCCCTGCGCGAGGCGGTGCTTGGCGCGGCGAACCCACCCGCGCCGCTTCGGGGCCATTTCGCAGAGGCGCGCCAGCTCGGCCTCGCCCGCGATCTCGCGACGGCGTTCGGTTACGACTGGAACCGGGGCCGTCTCGACCTTGCCGTGCATCCTTTCTCCTCCGGCTCCGGCAACGACGCGCGGATCACCACGCGGGTGGTCGAGAGCGATCCGTTCAACTGCTTCTATTCGACGATCCACGAGGTCGGCCACGCGACCTACGAACTCGGCATCGACCAGTCCCATCTCTTCACGCCGCTCGGACAGGGCGTCTCGATGGGCGTGCATGAAAGCCAGAGCCGGATCTACGAGAACCAGCTTGGCCGCAGCCGCGCCTTCACCGGCTGGCTGCACGGGCAGATGCATGCGGTCTTCGGCGATCACGGCATCGCCTCGCCGGACGAGTTCTACCGCACGGTCAACCGGGTCGGCTCCGGCTTCATCCGCACCGAGGCGGACGAGGTCCATTACAACCTGCACATCATGATGCGCTTCGACCTCGAGCGCGCGCTCTTTGGCGACAGGCTCGAGGTTGCCGACCTTGAAGAGGCGTGGAATGTTCGATTTGTGAAGGATTTCGGTGTTTCTGTCGACAAACCGGCGCATGGAATGTTGCAGGATGTTCATTGGTCGGTCGGCCTTTTCGGCTACTTCCCGACCTATTCCCTTGGCAATGTCTATGCGGGCTGCCTGCACCAAGCGCTCAGGGCGGACATCCCCGACCTCGACGATGCGCTGGCGAAGGGCGATGGGCGCCCGGCGACGGAGTGGCTGCGCGCGAAGGTGCAGCGTTTCGGCGGGCTCTACAAACCTGCCGAGGTGATCGAGCGCGCCTGCGGTTTCGCGCCGTCCGAGGCGCCGCTTCTCGACTACCTCGAAGGGAAGTTCCGGGCGATCTACGGGCTCTGA
- the ctaA gene encoding heme A synthase — MAEKRSIFEEVGAGTKPAEAPKGGMIDRGRGGARGAIRIWLAVLFALVVAMIAVGGLTRLTDSGLSITEWRPVTGALPPMNEADWQSEFAKYQASPEFQLQNHRMDLDAFKSIYWWEWGHRQLGRVIGLVWAAGFVFFWATKRIPTGWTGRLLGLGALGGLQGAIGWWMVSSGLTGRMVDVASYRLAVHLGLAFAILGLIAWDMLSLSRTESALLQARRSREAKLFSLSTGLMHFAFLQILLGALVAGIDAGRAFPTWPLMGESFFPADAFYLPEGGPAVLAFFENPGLVQFVHRMSGYLLFAFAVVVWRKGRRSAHPVTKTAFDWMAAMMFGQVVLGIVTVLHAAPLALGLAHQLGALVVWVLILRARHRAQYPVVQSIRSRS, encoded by the coding sequence ATGGCTGAGAAACGCAGCATCTTCGAAGAGGTCGGGGCCGGGACGAAGCCCGCCGAGGCGCCGAAGGGCGGCATGATCGACCGGGGTCGGGGCGGCGCGCGCGGCGCGATCCGGATCTGGCTTGCGGTGCTTTTCGCCCTCGTCGTGGCGATGATCGCGGTGGGGGGGCTGACCCGGCTCACCGACAGTGGCCTCTCGATCACCGAATGGCGGCCCGTCACCGGCGCCCTGCCGCCGATGAACGAGGCCGACTGGCAGTCGGAATTCGCGAAATACCAGGCGAGCCCGGAATTCCAGCTTCAGAACCACCGGATGGACCTCGACGCTTTCAAGTCGATCTACTGGTGGGAGTGGGGGCACCGGCAGCTCGGCCGGGTCATCGGCCTCGTCTGGGCGGCCGGTTTCGTCTTCTTCTGGGCGACGAAGCGGATTCCGACCGGATGGACGGGGCGCCTTCTCGGCCTCGGCGCGCTCGGCGGGCTGCAAGGCGCGATCGGCTGGTGGATGGTCTCCTCCGGACTCACGGGCCGTATGGTCGATGTCGCCTCCTACCGGCTGGCGGTCCATCTCGGCCTCGCCTTCGCGATCCTCGGGCTGATCGCCTGGGACATGCTCTCGCTGTCGCGGACGGAATCCGCGCTGTTGCAGGCCCGGCGCTCGCGCGAGGCAAAGCTCTTCTCGCTCTCCACCGGCCTCATGCATTTCGCCTTCCTGCAGATCCTGCTCGGCGCGCTGGTGGCCGGGATCGACGCCGGCCGTGCCTTTCCGACCTGGCCGCTGATGGGGGAAAGCTTCTTTCCGGCGGACGCGTTCTACCTGCCCGAGGGCGGGCCGGCCGTGCTCGCCTTCTTCGAGAATCCGGGCCTCGTGCAATTCGTCCACCGGATGTCGGGCTACCTTCTCTTCGCCTTCGCGGTGGTTGTCTGGCGCAAGGGGCGGCGCTCCGCCCATCCGGTGACGAAAACCGCCTTCGACTGGATGGCCGCCATGATGTTCGGCCAGGTCGTCCTCGGCATCGTCACGGTTCTGCACGCCGCGCCGCTGGCGCTTGGCCTCGCCCACCAGCTGGGCGCGCTCGTGGTCTGGGTGCTGATCCTGCGCGCCCGCCACCGCGCGCAATATCCCGTTGTCCAATCGATCCGGAGCCGCTCATGA
- a CDS encoding RNA methyltransferase — translation MSDLQPAIVLVRPQMGENIGAAARAMLNFGLSHMRLVDPRDGWPNPRAVAMASGAAGRVLDHAGVFPTLPEAIVDCAYVFATTARARDLTKPVMTPERAMEHARALSASGQKVAVLFGPERAGLENDDVSRANAIISVPVNPDFASLNLAQAVLLCAYEWRRQGDTTPAEVLELAGTELATAIEIGKLGDHYEERLEEAGYFFPATREESMKLSLRNLWSRMPLTRADVQTLHGVLRQILRKRDG, via the coding sequence ATGTCCGACCTTCAGCCCGCCATCGTCCTCGTCCGCCCGCAGATGGGCGAGAATATCGGCGCGGCCGCGCGCGCGATGCTGAACTTCGGGCTGAGCCACATGCGGCTCGTCGATCCGCGCGACGGCTGGCCGAACCCGCGCGCCGTCGCGATGGCCTCGGGGGCGGCGGGGCGGGTGCTCGACCATGCCGGCGTCTTTCCGACGCTGCCGGAGGCGATCGTCGACTGCGCCTATGTCTTCGCCACGACGGCGCGCGCGCGCGACCTGACGAAGCCGGTGATGACGCCGGAACGGGCGATGGAGCATGCGCGGGCCCTGTCGGCCTCGGGCCAGAAGGTCGCGGTTCTTTTCGGTCCGGAACGCGCGGGGCTGGAGAACGACGACGTGTCGCGTGCGAACGCGATCATCTCGGTGCCGGTGAACCCCGACTTCGCCTCGCTCAACCTTGCTCAGGCGGTTCTACTCTGCGCCTACGAGTGGCGGCGGCAGGGAGACACGACACCGGCCGAGGTCCTGGAGCTTGCCGGGACGGAGCTTGCGACCGCAATCGAGATCGGGAAGCTCGGTGATCACTACGAGGAGCGGCTGGAAGAGGCCGGGTACTTCTTCCCGGCCACGCGGGAAGAGAGCATGAAGCTCAGCCTTCGCAACCTCTGGAGCCGGATGCCGCTGACCCGCGCCGATGTGCAGACGCTCCACGGCGTCCTCAGGCAGATCCTGCGCAAGCGGGACGGATAG